Proteins encoded in a region of the Microbacterium neungamense genome:
- a CDS encoding Rv2578c family radical SAM protein, which yields MRWQGQAIDETDGDALPGLENRSGLVRSVTTPEFAGVTFHEVLARSALNRVPGPSRMPFNWTINPYRGCSHACVYCLDPATPVLCTDGRQRPIGELEVGMEIIGTEIIGTEIIGTEIIGTEIIGTEIIGREILGAERRGAYRRYVRTSVEAKWSTRKAAYRVTLADGTTLIASGDHRFLTERGWKHVADAHEGQRPHLTSNDRLMGLGTGFLAEADLTGLEGTAVTSVADLVSIEPLPGVRDLVDITTGTGDFVANGVISHNCFARGTHEYLDLDGGADFDSQIVVKTNIVEVLQRELRRGSWQRETVALGTNTDPYQRAEGRYRLMPGIIRALADSGTPMSILTKGTLIRRDIPLLRDAATQVPIDVQMSIAMYDDALQHSIEPGTPTTQARLDTVHALTDAGFRVGVFLMPVLPHLTDSIAAIDDALRRIKEAGADHAVYGALHLRPGVKPWFFQWLQRERPDLVSSYRGLYPGAAVEAPKAYRQWLAKRMRPLIRAHGLHAQSEQEHDQARSILRMRTAPPAATPAPAPTLF from the coding sequence ATGCGGTGGCAGGGACAGGCGATCGACGAGACGGATGGCGACGCGCTGCCCGGCCTTGAGAACCGCAGCGGCCTGGTGCGATCGGTGACGACGCCCGAGTTCGCCGGCGTCACCTTCCACGAGGTGCTCGCCCGGTCCGCGCTGAACCGGGTGCCCGGCCCGTCGCGGATGCCGTTCAACTGGACGATCAATCCGTACCGCGGCTGCAGTCACGCCTGCGTCTATTGCCTGGATCCCGCGACGCCGGTCCTCTGCACCGACGGCCGGCAGCGGCCGATCGGGGAGCTGGAGGTCGGCATGGAGATCATCGGCACGGAGATCATCGGCACGGAGATCATCGGCACGGAGATCATCGGCACGGAGATCATCGGCACGGAGATCATCGGCAGGGAGATCCTCGGCGCGGAGCGACGCGGCGCGTACCGCCGTTACGTGCGCACGAGTGTCGAGGCGAAGTGGTCCACGCGGAAGGCCGCCTACCGGGTGACGCTCGCCGACGGGACGACGCTGATCGCGAGCGGCGATCACCGTTTCCTCACCGAACGGGGGTGGAAGCACGTCGCCGATGCGCACGAGGGTCAACGTCCCCATCTGACGTCGAACGACCGGCTGATGGGGCTCGGGACGGGATTCTTGGCGGAAGCCGACCTGACCGGTCTCGAAGGAACCGCGGTCACCTCGGTCGCCGACCTGGTGTCGATCGAGCCGCTTCCAGGCGTCCGGGATCTGGTCGACATCACCACGGGTACCGGAGATTTCGTGGCCAACGGCGTGATCAGCCACAACTGCTTCGCTCGCGGGACGCATGAGTATCTCGATCTGGACGGCGGGGCGGATTTCGACTCGCAGATCGTGGTGAAGACCAACATCGTCGAGGTGCTGCAGCGCGAGCTGCGGCGCGGATCGTGGCAGCGCGAGACGGTTGCGCTCGGAACCAACACCGACCCGTACCAGCGCGCCGAGGGGCGGTACCGGCTGATGCCCGGGATCATCCGTGCGCTCGCGGACTCGGGCACGCCGATGTCGATCCTGACCAAGGGGACGCTGATCCGTCGCGACATCCCGCTGCTCAGGGATGCGGCCACGCAGGTGCCCATCGACGTGCAGATGTCGATCGCCATGTACGACGACGCGTTGCAGCACTCGATCGAGCCGGGCACACCGACGACGCAAGCGCGGCTCGACACGGTGCACGCGCTCACGGATGCCGGGTTCCGCGTCGGCGTCTTCCTCATGCCGGTGCTCCCCCATCTGACCGACTCGATCGCCGCGATCGACGACGCGCTGCGGAGGATCAAGGAGGCCGGCGCCGACCATGCGGTCTACGGTGCGCTGCACCTGCGGCCGGGTGTGAAGCCGTGGTTCTTCCAGTGGCTTCAGCGCGAGCGGCCCGACCTCGTGTCGTCCTATCGGGGGCTCTACCCGGGCGCGGCGGTCGAGGCGCCGAAGGCGTACCGGCAATGGCTCGCGAAGCGGATGCGGCCGCTCATCCGCGCCCACGGCCTGCACGCGCAGTCCGAGCAGGAGCACGACCAGGCGCGCAGCATCCTGCGCATGCGAACCGCGCCTCCCGCAGCGACGCCGGCCCCGGCTCCCACGCTGTTCTGA
- a CDS encoding M15 family metallopeptidase, translated as MPVTQPRHAASRPAALSVAVPLGLLFTAAASLGALAAAPVAEPVTPPVPAAALRLPAPDVAQQPVADPCGDAGVQAALASGDDEAAIAAFGGGEAFRAAVTTGNAPCISLSDPARLWVVVNKGRPLSPVDFVPASLQPYQVRSTSPSDDVRPEVAQALAAMAAASQGAGAGVLGANNGYRSYGLQQSTYADYVRDLGQQEADAGSARPGHSEHQTGLAVDLVACDDGCGGLDDFGGTAQGRWVAEHAWEFGFIVRYESGATGTTGYAPEPWHLRYIGPQLAAAYHHGGYRSLEDFFGLPPAPDYPF; from the coding sequence ATGCCCGTCACGCAGCCCCGGCACGCTGCGTCGCGCCCCGCCGCGCTGTCGGTGGCGGTCCCGCTCGGACTGCTGTTCACGGCCGCCGCCTCGCTCGGCGCGCTCGCCGCGGCGCCCGTCGCCGAGCCGGTGACGCCGCCCGTGCCCGCTGCGGCGCTGCGCCTGCCCGCCCCCGACGTCGCCCAGCAGCCGGTCGCCGATCCCTGTGGGGATGCCGGCGTGCAGGCGGCGCTGGCCTCCGGCGACGACGAGGCGGCGATCGCGGCGTTCGGCGGCGGCGAGGCGTTCCGCGCGGCAGTCACCACGGGCAACGCGCCGTGCATCTCCCTCTCCGACCCCGCGCGGCTCTGGGTGGTCGTGAACAAGGGCAGACCGCTGTCGCCGGTCGACTTCGTGCCGGCCTCCCTCCAGCCGTATCAAGTGCGCTCCACATCCCCCTCCGACGACGTCCGGCCCGAGGTGGCGCAGGCGCTCGCCGCGATGGCGGCGGCCTCGCAGGGTGCGGGCGCGGGGGTGCTCGGCGCGAACAACGGCTACCGTTCCTACGGGCTGCAGCAGAGCACGTACGCCGACTATGTGCGCGATCTCGGCCAGCAGGAGGCGGATGCCGGCTCGGCGCGACCCGGGCACAGCGAGCACCAGACCGGCCTCGCCGTCGACCTGGTGGCCTGCGACGACGGATGCGGCGGGCTCGACGACTTCGGCGGCACCGCCCAGGGGCGCTGGGTCGCCGAGCACGCGTGGGAGTTCGGCTTCATCGTCCGCTACGAGAGCGGCGCCACCGGGACGACGGGCTACGCCCCTGAGCCGTGGCATCTGCGCTACATCGGTCCCCAGCTCGCGGCTGCCTACCATCACGGTGGATACCGCAGCCTGGAGGACTTCTTCGGCCTGCCGCCGGCACCCGATTACCCGTTCTGA
- a CDS encoding DEAD/DEAH box helicase, which produces MPKNSKPKGGRPARNFDPRYGAKKTPFHDRHAGPRPGGRDERADAGERRPFGGDRRPGLISPKHRGYRPADTESGAPKRRWTAPEKAGRDEARGIRNRAEGGCREAPHHRAERPRFERDDRRAERPRFERDDRQRFDRGDRRAERPRFERTERPRFERADRAERPRFERDDRQRFDRDDRARTDRPRFERDDRQRFDRGDRTERPRFDRDDRRADRPGFDRDDRPRTVRADRARTDRDDRPARPARETRPTRSDWTGTASAAREQAEDVVHERLEAQAVQAGEVADVTFADLGLGSNITEILTNMGAEKPFPIQAATIPPILAGRDVLGRGRTGSGKTIAFGAPLVESILTSQKGTRRQIGRKPRAIILAPTRELALQIDRTVQPIARSVGLFTTQIYGGVPQARQVGALKKGVDIVIGTPGRIEDLIDQGKLDLSEVRIVVLDEADHMCELGFVEPVQRILRRTGEGSQKLLFSATLDREVAALVDEFLVDPAVYEVAGETQESSTIDHRVLVIEHRDKAEVLTSLVDRDGQTLVFARTRAYAEMLAEQFEDAGIAAVSLHGDLNQAKRTRNLQKLTSGKVQVLVATDVAARGIHVDDIDLVVQADAPDEYKTYLHRAGRTGRAGRQGRVVTLITRHRRRRMEDLLDRAEIDAPFETAQPGDDVIEEIAGRMPTDAALTS; this is translated from the coding sequence ATGCCCAAGAACAGCAAGCCCAAGGGCGGACGCCCCGCGCGCAACTTCGACCCCCGCTACGGCGCGAAGAAGACCCCGTTCCACGACCGCCATGCCGGCCCTCGTCCCGGCGGCCGTGACGAGAGGGCGGATGCCGGCGAGCGGCGGCCGTTCGGCGGTGACCGCCGACCGGGCTTGATCAGCCCGAAGCACCGCGGCTACCGACCCGCCGACACGGAGTCCGGCGCGCCCAAGCGCCGCTGGACCGCGCCGGAGAAGGCCGGCCGCGACGAGGCCCGCGGCATCCGCAACCGCGCCGAGGGCGGATGCCGCGAAGCGCCGCACCATCGAGCCGAGCGCCCGCGCTTCGAGCGCGACGACCGCCGGGCGGAGCGTCCGCGGTTCGAGCGGGACGACCGACAGCGCTTCGACCGCGGCGACCGCCGGGCGGAGCGTCCGCGGTTCGAGCGGACGGAGCGTCCGCGGTTCGAGCGCGCGGATCGTGCGGAGCGTCCCCGCTTCGAGCGCGATGACCGACAGCGCTTCGACCGTGACGATCGCGCCCGCACCGACCGTCCGCGGTTCGAGCGGGACGACCGACAGCGCTTCGACCGCGGCGACCGTACCGAGCGTCCCCGTTTCGACCGCGACGACCGTCGAGCCGACCGTCCCGGTTTCGATCGCGACGACCGCCCGCGGACCGTGCGCGCCGACCGCGCCCGGACCGACCGCGACGACCGCCCGGCGCGTCCCGCCCGCGAGACCCGTCCCACCCGGAGCGACTGGACCGGCACGGCATCCGCAGCCCGCGAGCAGGCGGAGGACGTCGTGCACGAGCGGCTCGAGGCCCAGGCCGTGCAGGCCGGCGAGGTCGCGGACGTGACCTTCGCCGACCTCGGCCTCGGCTCGAACATCACCGAGATCCTCACGAACATGGGGGCCGAGAAGCCGTTCCCGATCCAGGCCGCGACGATCCCGCCGATCCTGGCGGGTCGCGACGTCCTCGGCCGCGGCCGCACCGGCTCGGGCAAGACGATCGCCTTCGGCGCCCCGCTGGTGGAGAGCATCCTGACCTCGCAGAAGGGCACCCGCCGCCAGATCGGACGCAAGCCGCGCGCGATCATCCTCGCCCCGACCCGCGAGCTCGCCCTGCAGATCGACCGCACGGTGCAGCCGATCGCCCGCAGCGTCGGCCTGTTCACGACGCAGATCTACGGCGGCGTCCCGCAGGCGCGGCAGGTCGGTGCCCTGAAGAAGGGCGTCGACATCGTGATCGGCACCCCCGGCCGCATCGAGGATCTCATCGACCAGGGCAAGCTCGACCTCTCCGAGGTGCGCATCGTCGTGCTCGACGAGGCCGATCACATGTGCGAGCTGGGCTTCGTCGAGCCGGTGCAGCGGATCCTCCGCCGCACCGGGGAGGGCAGTCAGAAGCTGCTGTTCTCGGCGACCCTCGACCGCGAGGTCGCCGCGCTCGTCGACGAGTTCCTGGTCGACCCGGCCGTCTACGAGGTCGCCGGCGAGACCCAGGAGTCCAGCACGATCGACCACCGCGTGCTCGTGATCGAGCACCGCGACAAGGCCGAGGTGCTCACCTCCCTGGTCGACCGGGACGGGCAGACGCTCGTGTTCGCGCGCACCCGCGCCTACGCCGAGATGCTCGCCGAGCAGTTCGAGGACGCCGGCATCGCCGCCGTCTCGCTGCACGGCGATCTGAACCAGGCCAAGCGCACGCGCAATCTGCAGAAGCTCACCTCCGGCAAGGTGCAGGTGCTCGTCGCGACGGATGTGGCCGCCCGCGGCATCCACGTCGATGACATCGACCTCGTCGTCCAGGCCGACGCACCCGACGAGTACAAGACGTACCTGCATCGCGCCGGCCGCACCGGCCGCGCCGGGCGTCAGGGCCGCGTGGTCACGCTGATCACCCGGCACCGTCGTCGCCGCATGGAGGACCTGCTCGACCGCGCCGAGATCGACGCACCGTTCGAGACGGCGCAGCCCGGCGACGACGTGATCGAGGAGATCGCCGGACGGATGCCGACCGACGCCGCCCTCACGTCCTGA